In one window of Microtus pennsylvanicus isolate mMicPen1 chromosome 2, mMicPen1.hap1, whole genome shotgun sequence DNA:
- the LOC142844820 gene encoding large ribosomal subunit protein eL42-like, which produces MVNVPKTPRTFCKKCGKHQPHKVTQYKKGKDSLYVQGKRRYDRKQSGYGGQTKPIFRKKTKTTKKIVLRLECVEPNSRSKRMLAIKRCKHFELGGDKKRKGQVIQF; this is translated from the coding sequence ATGGTGAACGTTCCTAAGACTCCCCGGACATTCTGCAAGAAATGTGGCAAGCACCAACCCCACAAAGTGACTCAGTACAAGAAGGGCAAAGATTCTTTGTATGTCCAGGGAAAGCGGCGTTatgacaggaaacagagtggCTATGGTGGGCAGACTAAGCCTATTTTccgcaaaaaaacaaaaactacaaagaagattGTGCTGAGACTGGAATGTGTGGAGCCCAACAGCAGATCTAAGAGGATGCTGGCTATTAAGAGATGCAAGCATTTTGAACTGGGTggtgataagaagagaaagggccaagTGATCCAGTTCTAA